Part of the Nothobranchius furzeri strain GRZ-AD chromosome 2, NfurGRZ-RIMD1, whole genome shotgun sequence genome, catttgtaagaggatactgatgacattatttcctatgaaagtgtttcctatgtacttatcagttgtttttttatttatctactttaaagaggattaagactttccttgaggaacaccatgacacaggatgggctgaatgctcttgccatgctctccatagaaaaaaagcttgtcacaaacattcctgacttcaataaaaagctcattgagagctttgccactcagaaggacagaagggcaaaatttctgtacaaatgaggtatcacacacacacacacacacacacacacgcacaaatgcatccacttgatctttgtataaagttgaccgtggcacaacactccagaaatatttaacagtgtaaatttctggcattttgtctaagtagtgtttactaccattactgtaacagtgacctgctcataatttttcgtgttcactcaaatgatgaaattaaacaaaatgtttttgttacttgcctcttgcatagcctatttaccatttatggtcatgttattttatgtgcaatttaatgcagtatttttcaaccttggtccgcaaggcagcgtgccaatagtcagacacacctggattaatcagtttgtccaatgatgtaagacaggaaataaaagagctgtgcttaattcaggaaatagtggagttgtgcacaaagctcagaaagcacaagtttgtttaaaaataaaaaatagcacagccccaccaaaaatatttttcaccagccgctacTGATACTCACATAACGCATGCTCATTTGTGATTAGAATGAGCTAAGATGTTGATCTCAAttcctattggacaacaaacatggTGGTGCCACTGGGTGTTGAGTAGGTTTTTATATGGTCTCATGTAGTCCAGTGTGACAAGCAACATAGAAGCACAGAGTTGCGTTGTTTTCTGTCTGTAGTTTCATTCCTAAACCTTGTTTTGAACAGGTCATCATGGAGGACATTACTCTAAACAAGACTGCTGTATTTACCTTAAATCCCTGCTCTTTAGTCGATCCTTTCAGTTTTAAATTAACCCCAACCATTTCTGCTGTATGTGTAATGTTGTATGGCTTCCTTACACTTTTGTCTTTTGTCACAGTGTGCGGGAATCTCTTGGTAATAATCTCTGTGTTTTACTTCAAACAGCTCCACACTCCTACTAACTCCCTCATTCTGTCTCTGGCTGTGGCTGACCTGCTTGTAGGGACTCTAGTGTTTCCCTTCAGCATGGCATTCTCTCTCAGCTCATGTATATATAATGATAGTTTATTTTGTAAAGTTAGAGACAGCTTTGATATATTACTCAGCACATGCTCTATTTCACACCTATGCTGTATTTCTATTGACAGATATTATGCCGTGTGTCAGCCACTAACATATAAATCTAAAATCAGCCACCGTGTTGTTGTCGTAATGATCACTGTAAGTTGGGGGCTTTCTGCTCTTCTTGCAATTGCCATGGTATTATCCAGACTAGAAGAAGGATGtgaagaaatgtgttttgttgatGTAGTTGCGGCAAACACAGTTGCACCTATATTTGCTTATTATCTGCCAGTTATTATAATACTTAGCATGTATCTGAAGATTTTCCTTGTTGCACAGAAACAGGCACGGAGCATCCAAACAGGGATGATGTGTGGAGCAACTGTCAGTAAGATGGAAAGAAAGGCAACAAAAACTTTAGCTACAGTTCTGGGAGTCTTTCTTTTTTGTTGGACTCCTTTCTTTCTCTGTTTCACTTCTCTGCCTTTTACCCACAACCCAGGTCGAGTTCCTGTGATTGAAACACTTAACTGGCTAGCTCTGTCAAATTCAATGCTAAATCCATTTATCTATGCGTTTTTTTACAGCTGGTTCAGGTCAGCTATTAAAATTATTATGTCTGGAAAAATATTACGATGTGATCTTACAAACACCAAATTACATTAAGTTACTCTGAGACACAAACTATGGAAACAACTAGTAACATTTCCATGAAAGCAGACCTGAATCAATTTTGACTCGTGATCAAGATGGATACATATATTTAAATGCTTTAAATATTTGTGTtgacagaaaaataaacaaaataaccgtaacaaaacaaacaaaaacagagaagGATGGACTAGGGTTATAAAATTATTGCTTTTTCTGATACAGATCATATTGAATTGGGTAAGGTGAGTTACACTAACAGTGTGTAGAAAAGCGTGTAAAATGTAAGCCTTAAATCTGCAACCTTTTTGCAGCGCGGCAACAGTGCTACCATCATAATTAATTGTATGGGGAATTACTGTTTTTATAGAGCTTATTGTTATGGCAAAGCTCACAAAAATAAGATGATTTATTAAAGCTTCAAGAGGTTCATCAGATTTCTTTTGCTGCTTATATGAATATATTGTTAAAACTAATGTAAGTTGTGTGTAAAACTATTTAGTCAAGTCAATGAGTATAGTCCATTAAAACAGCATGTTGCTGAACAACAAGTAGAGATCAACAATAAATAGAATGTATATCGCAATTGTCAAAACAGCAAAGCTGGAATTTAAACAATAGATAAACAATATGTCAGTAAAACAAAGTGCACACGACCGGCTCGTGTAGAGTTTAAATACCAGAGAGTACCATTACGTTTTCAATCGAGATTAAAAATATCATTTGATTGTGCGGGAGGGATTGATCACATTTagtcttttcttgttttgagGTAAGCTGTTGCATTTTGAATGTGTGTTTCATCACTGATTATTCAAATCTGTACACAGTGAGTAGCAGTAGTCCAGGCAAGATGTGATCAGGGCATGAATTATTATTATCTGATTCGGAAGATTTGGAATGTTGTTTAAATATCTGAGTTAACCAGTTTCTCAAACTTGAAGGCAGAGTTAAATATTACACCAAGGTTTTTAGCTGATGTGCTAAAGTAGTGCTTGAGAGGTTCAGTGTTGCAGCTGCACCTATTTAGCAAAGAAGGTGGACCAAATGTGTTTATTGAGTTAGACAACGCAGAGCCTGGACTGATGCATGGTTGTTTGTTGATACTGAAAATACTGTGGGTCATACAATAAGAATATGAgggcaaagttgatttatttcagtagttTCATTTAAAAAGTGAAAGTGGTATATTAGATTAATTCAGAACACACAGAATGATATATTTTGGTGATTATAACTGAcatctaatgaaaatcccaaatgtattaaattaaaatttactgtgaaaaagttcaatattgaagacccctggtgccaaactctaatcagctaattaactcaaaagACCTGCAAAAACCTTTAAGTGGTCTtccagtctagttctgtaggctacacaattATGGGGACGCAtgctgacttgacagttgtccaaaagacgaccattgacaccttgcacaaggagggcaagacaccaaAGGTCAAGAGGCTGGCTggtcacagagctctgtgtccaagaacATTAATAGAGAGGCGATtggaaggacaagatgtggtagaaaaaagttacAAGCAATAGGGATAACTGCACCATGGGcaggattgtgaaacaaaactcATTAAGAGAGAGGAGGaattggaggaggaggaggagaggaacgGAATCCACATTGTTTGAGCTCCAGAGTAAAGTTTCTACAGTCAGTGATAGTTTGCGGTTAAActtcatctgctggtgttggtccattttgttttctgaggtccaaggtcagCGCAGCCGTCAGCCAGGAAGTTTATGAGCACTTGATGCTTCCTACTGCTGACCAACTtgatggagatgcagatttcattttccaacaaGACTTGGCGCCTGTACACActgccaaagctaccagtacctggtttaaggaccatggtgTCTCTGTTCTTgattgcccctccctcatcatcaggaaactcctgccatatcctgaggacaacagaagacggcagaaggacaagaactctgagacctagataccaacAGCACtgggacacaaagcacctgtgtgcacaacgcctgtttaactactgtagcgacatgaatggcctcatttgtgacccaacggtcacacttcctcagctaggtcgagctgtcctggctgtacttctatttacagattatccatcacaggagacacaaagtctgctgtaaaacatctttaatctgactgccttttatctgactgttgttccatccgcaagatgaaggacacttcaagatttaaaagaatcatttttaataaactcttttcactgtcttattacaaggttcataaataatcatcatggttcattataaatgtatttaattactgaaattaattattattcttttgttaataataataattatttatgataatcagtaatgttgatCAGTGACagaaggtcatgtgcacttatacacaccatgcaggacactgaaatcaggttaaaggtaactgcattCAGATGTCTTTATTCCATAacaaccaaagctttctatctctgagagggcatgttctgagttatgttaaaacctaaactcctcagttcaagttcagttcttgagctcaccaaaatctctccgtggcacgagagtcccagaggatcgGGTCGGTCGCTCGAAGCctccactaagctgttctgtcacgcagaTAGAATTGCTCCAACAAAACGCCATCTGCAACCAGCTGATGCAAACTCCGTCAGAGTTAATTTAAGACGCAAACTCAACACCTGTGTGCCTgtggcaactctaggaccagagagttggcACCACTtgggtcttctctaccggaccgagtacccagaggctgacaacatctGCCCTTGACCTtcagatccacacagagggtcatcTGAGccatgaggtagaacacagattgcgtctgtatgctgttccctttaagaaataatttagtttGCTGCAAAAcaattctttcacccagaatgtgttttctctctcttgatagaaaccttctgagacctacattcacacatccaaacacacacatttcaatttagttttcatccagacacaggttgctttaataccaagttttaatatcaaagcttggacagtccatccccaggtcccccggctctggttcctccttggaatgcgcattggtgggattgaggagatcctcaaagtattccttccaccatccgactataaccccagttgacgtcagcaactCCCAATCCCcattgtaaacagtgtgagtgagttgctgccttcctctcctgaggcgccggacagtttgccagaacctctttggagctgattgatagtctttctttatggcctcaccaaactcctcccacgcccgagattttgcctcggcaactgccactgctgcaccccgctcagctatccggtacctgtctgctgcgtccagagacccacagaccagccacgccctgtaggcctccttcttcagcctgacggctccccaaactTCTGGTGTCCACcaacgggtacgggggttgccaccacgactggcaccggccaccttgtgaccacagctagcaacagctgcctcaacaatcgcagagtggaacaaggcccactcagagtcaatgtcccccactgctctcgggacgcggtcaaagctctgtcggaggtgggagttgaagaccttcttgacaggttcttctgccaggcgttcccagcagaccctcactatgcattttggtctgccaggtctatgcggcatcttcccctgccatctgatccaactcaccaccaggtggtgatcagttgacagctccgctcctctcttcactcgggtgtccaaaacatatggccgcaggtcagacgatatgactacaaagtctatcatcaacctgcgacctaggctgccccggtaccaagtgtaccgatgggcatccttatgttcgaacatggtgttcgttatggccaaactgcggcttgcacaaaagtccaataacgaaacaccactcgagttcagatcaggcgggccgttcctcccaatcacacccctccaggccatgctgtcattgcccacgtgagcattgaagtccctcagcaggacaatggagtcccctgatggagcactatctagcactcatcccagggactccaaaaagggtgggtactctgaactgatatttggcccataagcacaaacaacagtcaggacccgttccccgacccaaaggcgcagggaagctaccctttcgtcccccggggtaaaacccaacacacaggcagagagtcttggtgctaacaaaaagccaaccccagccctccgcctctcacccggagcaacttcaGCAAAGGAGTGCCCAACCCCACTCaatgacttgggttccagagccaattctatgtgtcgaggtgagtccgactatatctagccggtaccggtcaacctctgccacaagctcctgctccttccccgccagcaaggtgacgttccatgtcccaaaaaccagttttctagtccggggatcggaccgtcaAGGTTcccacctcggtctgccacccgatccacactgcaccggacccttcatgttcctcctgcgggtggtgggtccacagctggatgagcccatgtaaccggttcgggctgggcctggccgggccccatgggcaaaagcccggccaccaggcgctcgctcacggaccCCAAcctcaggcctggctccagggtgggaccccggtaaccctccgggccaggtactccaactctttgaatttacataaaatgaaagatcctgtgaaccgctctttgtctcacccttcacctaagaccaatttgtcatgggagaccctaccaggggcacaaagtgcctcagacaacatagctcctaggatcattagggcactcaaactcctccaccacgataaggtgacggttcaaggaggaggctaacgtcagcctatccatgctaatggtccatcaagggggtaggaaatccagctagttgccagcctaggcacgctaatggctagcctctccaatgctaacaccagcccatccaggctaacgctagcctattcatgttaatagacagcagagggagtgtgtgaaccagtcaatgaccagccgagggctgctagtccctagcgtatctagtagtaacgccggtaaaggtgatatttctcagtaagcagtgccagcctctcagttaccggcgccagctgatcattaatcaggtcggtagtttgcttcagaatttatacagcctcctgctgctgggcagtagtcttaattttggcccccataccgcgccatatggGGGAGCCGGTGGAGGTGGAACGGAGACCGGAGAGACAGTTGTTGACTCGGACCTTCTGAGTCCTGTTGGTTAAAAACTCCATATCCACAGGGTTAACTGGTCATCCAAATGAAATTGGGAGGAAAGTTTAGTAGCCAGGAAGTGAGGCTGCAGAGTGTTGAATGCTGATGAAAAGTCAACAAACAGAAGTCTGGCGGAGGAGTCAGGGAGCTCCAGATGTTTGTGGATGGAGTCCAGGATGAAGATTTTTGCATCATCTGTGCCTCTGCGTGCACGATAAGCAAACTGGAGTGGATCCATCAGGGGCTCAGTTGCTCTTACAATGTGCTCTTTTATGATCTTCTCCATGGCCTTAATCACCAAGGAGGTGAGCGCCACAGGACGAAGATCGTTTGGAGACTTTGGGTTGCCTCTTTTTGGGACAGGGATAACTGTGGAGTGTTTCCACAGCTGGGGGACGGTGTGACTGTCAAGTGAGATTTGAAATGGAGTCTGGAATACACTTCCTAGCTGCTCTGCACAGTGCCTCAGAACTCTACTACTGATGTTCTCAGGACCGGGTGAGCTCCTCTCCCTGGTCCTCCTGAGGGCTCTCACCACGTCGGTCTGGAAGGTGAGTGTAGAGCTACCAGGTTTGAGTGAGGATCTGGACTCCTCAAGCTGGGTGATACTGTCTGTCTCAAACCTGGTGTAGAAAGTGTTGAGGTAGTCAGGGAGGTGGGGTTGCTGCCCTCCACCAGGATGGTTCTGGAGGCGGTGACCACAGTATTCACAGCAGCCATGGTTTGGAGCCCCTGCCAGGCTGAGCGAAGGTCCCCTGTGGTAAAATTTTTTTCCACATTGTTTTTATACTTCAGTTTAGCAGCTTTAATGGCCCTCTTGACCTCCCTGTTGACTTCTTTCTTATCCTGTGCAGAACCGGTGAAGAAAATCCTCTTTTTTTTTAAGGATTTCCTTTAGCTCCATGGTGATCCAAGGTTTGTTGTTGGGGTAGATGGTGACTTTTTTGAGGGGATGATACTGTCTACACAGAAGGAGATGTATGATGATACTGTGTCGACTTGATCGTTGAAGTCTTCAGAGGAGGAAAGAAGGCTGACATAGTCAGTGGCCTCAAAACATCCTTGTAGGGTGGGGATACTTTCCTCTGTCCACTGCTggatatgaacgatcatgtgttaataatgttttgttgcgccaccttgagaattTATCGTGTGCCGGAGGGCAGCGGGCGCACCAACCATCAGCGCTCTGTGTCCTCTctgctcaacagaatcccgctatgctgagagtccatgaatattgtaatataggtagaaactgggtcTTTGCCTGACAGATATCTAgccccataactcgatccctgctcctggatgaaaaaccggacattttggtCAATGTAGGAAACCCCCCCGGATGCCCCGGACAgacagtgaaaagtggacatgtccgtggGAAAGAGGACATATGGTCAGCCTACCATGGACTACCTGACAGCTCAGAAATAAAGACTTTGTTTTTCATTACACCATTTCCCTGTGTCGTCTGGGTTGCTGCACTTGGGTCCAACCATCCCAATCGTGACACTATATAGTGAAAAGaactggtccaagcactgaacactGTGGTACTCCATAAGTAACCCTAGAGTAAGAAGACGATTTCTCATGTGCATGAACAAACTGAAATCTGTCAAACAGGAACAGCCTAGTGCtttttcctttgatccctacaacatgtttaaGTCATTCTTTGAGAATATTGTGATCAActatgtcaaaagcagcactgagatccaaCAAGACCAAAACAGACACTAGATTCTTATCTGATGCCATGcgaatatgatttgtaacttccaCTAATGTGGTTTCAATGCTGTGATACGCtcaaaaaccagactgaaatttcttgaTGTTGTGTTCTGAGACATTAGGTGGTAGCAGAGTACTGTGTATTTGTAGAGGTGTTGCTGAGAATGCTACTAGAGAATGAAGACTGAAGCCATGCTATTACTGTCCCTCCTATTCAATAAAGTTCATATGAATAAAGCTCTTACCTCCTCTTACTTTGTACCAACTACAAAACGTAACACTTGGAAAAATTAGATGCTCATATATTTGATTAGCCACTATTTTATTGTAagattagatattggtctataattcattaagTCATCTGGATCCGGAGAAGGTTtcctaagtaaaggtttgattacagcaaccttaaaacccTGTGgtgcataccgtaaatcctctaa contains:
- the LOC129165398 gene encoding trace amine-associated receptor 1-like gives rise to the protein MEDITLNKTAVFTLNPCSLVDPFSFKLTPTISAVCVMLYGFLTLLSFVTVCGNLLVIISVFYFKQLHTPTNSLILSLAVADLLVGTLVFPFSMAFSLSSCIYNDSLFCKVRDSFDILLSTCSISHLCCISIDRYYAVCQPLTYKSKISHRVVVVMITVSWGLSALLAIAMVLSRLEEGCEEMCFVDVVAANTVAPIFAYYLPVIIILSMYLKIFLVAQKQARSIQTGMMCGATVSKMERKATKTLATVLGVFLFCWTPFFLCFTSLPFTHNPGRVPVIETLNWLALSNSMLNPFIYAFFYSWFRSAIKIIMSGKILRCDLTNTKLH